A window from Rana temporaria chromosome 8, aRanTem1.1, whole genome shotgun sequence encodes these proteins:
- the LOC120910476 gene encoding zinc finger protein 84-like, protein MENRTPITSSGTDIRAAQREVKPEEEEEGLVRIKVEEIPIQIGIDPGGTRETSRYLKAEDEPEEDMKSEEEGGGGGEEEEEEEEIPLEIGTDGQYNQINQEVHQTISPGGEIDYNSETFDSSEENPILHPVLQSVHLSPDPSTLNGCFPHPSPLIIHHGSQREGTIYSKHGECFARKEDLTSRQRSQEREKPYPCSECGKCFSRRSHVITHEKLHTGEKPYSCSQCGKCFTRRDNLLIHQRSHTGEKPYSCVDCEKSFSGRGSLLIHQRTHTGEKPYSCLECGRCFSQKREVIRHQRTHTGEKPYSCRECGKLFSFNSDLTKHKRVHTGEKPYPCSECGKRFSHKGNLVSHQKTHTGEKPYSCSECGKCFCQKKELIIHQRTHTGERPFFCPECGKGFSQKGNLITHSKTHAGKIPYSSRDVENIKEDVINNQVEVKHEEEPHVMVDEPCKEEEIPPEISPAVTLHTLWGFSYISVQGASLSSLFTDPGDTRDPQRDVKAEEEEEGHVRIKEEEDLMEISAGASNNQKPPERCPGPHISRDSKEEKDEIPQDDQDESFLKVEVKDEAEEPSVMVDDSYEEEEIPPEISTDGRYRRYCAKKYSGTCVVDEIEDGDIIEDPSVQNTSTLNSHPTPHSTDPSSGPSTLSIPHHINESEYFSQGADLTSYQRVPQKQKPFSCAECGKCFTLKQQLVRHQRTHSAEKPFSCSECGKCFPEKWMLAKHQTNHSGEKPFSCSECGRYFSTRRNLISHQMTHTGERPFSCSQCGKCFSQKSTLTTHGKIHTGVKPYSCSECGKCFSHKSSLIGHEKVHTGEKPFSCTECGRCFSLKSNLITHEKVHTGVKPYSCLECGKWFSHKSSLVKHEKVHTGEKPFSCLDCGKGFSDRTHLIFHQRGHTGEKPFSCTDCGKSFARKSVLMEHERVHRGEKSYV, encoded by the exons ATGGAGAATCGGACCCCCATCACAAGTTCGGGAACAg ACATCagggccgctcagagagaagtcaaacctgaggaggaggaagaaggactTGTGAGGATTAAAGTGGAGGAAATCCCTATACAGATCGGCATTG ATCCTGGAGGCACCAGAGAGACTTCTAGATATCTCAAAGCTGAGGATGAGCCGGAAGAAGACATGAAAtctgaagaagaaggaggaggaggaggagaagaagaagaagaagaagaggaaattcCTTTAGAGATTGGAACAG ATGGACAATACAATCAGATAAACCAAGAGGTCCATCAAACTATCTCTCCAGGAGGTGAAATAGACTATAATAGTGAAACATTTGATTCTTCTGAAGAAAACCCTATTCTCCACCCAGTACTTCAAAGTGTTCATCTATCacctgacccctctactctaaaTGGGTGTTTTCCTCATCCTTCTCCTCTGATCATCCACCATGGATCTCAACGGGAAGGTACAATTTATTCCAAGCATGGTGAATGTTTTGCCCGAAAGGAGGACCTCACTTCACGCCAGAGATCCCAGGAACGAGAGAAGCCATATCCATGTTCagaatgtgggaaatgtttctctCGGAGATCGCATGTTATCACCCATGAAAAGCTTCATACAGGGGAGAAACCATATTCTTGTTCccaatgtgggaaatgttttacccGTAGAGACAATCTTTTAATACAccagaggtctcacacgggggaaaagccatatTCATGTGTGGATTGTGAAAAATCTTTTAGCGGCAGAGGCAGTCTTCTTATACACCAGAGAAcgcacactggggagaagccgtattcctgtttggAATGTGGAAGGTGTTTTTCCCAAAAGCGGGAAGTCATTAGACACCAGAGgactcacacgggagagaagccatatAGTTGTCGTGAATGTGGCAAACTGTTTTCTTTTAATTCAGATCTTACGAAGCACAAGAGGgtccacacgggggagaagccgtatccgtgttcggagtgcgggaaacgtttttCGCACAAAGGGAATCTCGTGTCCCACCAGAAGacccacacgggggagaaaccctATTCATGCTCTGAATGTGGCAAATGTTTTTGTCAGAAAAAGGAGCTAATTATCCACCAGAGAACTCACACCGGAGAGAGACCATTTTTCTGTCCTGAATGTGGGAAGGGTTTTTCTCAGAAAGGAAACCTCATCACGCATTCGAAGACCCATGCCGGGAAGATACCATATTCGAGTCGAGATGTGGAGAACATT AAAGAAGATGTGATTAATAATCAAGTTGAAGTAAAACATGAAGAAGAGCCACATGTGATGGTTGATGAGCCGTGTAAGGAGGAGGAGATCCCTCCAGAGATCAGCCCAG CTGTTACCCTACACACTCTCTGGGGTTTCTCATACATCTCAGTACAGGGGGCTTCACTCTCTTCTTTATTCACAGACCCCGGAGACACCAGAGACCCTCAGAGGGACGTCAaagctgaggaggaggaagaaggacatGTGAGGATTAAAGAGGAGGAAGATCTTATGGAGATCAGCGCAG GTGCATCAAATAACCAAAAGCCTCCAGAGAGATGTCCTGGTCCTCATATCTCCCGGGATTCCAAAGAGGAAAAGGACGAGATCCCTCAGGATGATCAG GATGAAAGTTTCCTCAAAGTTGAAGTGAAGGACGAAGCAGAAGAGCCATCTGTGATGGTTGATGATTCATATGAGGAGGAGGAAATCCctccagagatcagcacag ATGGACGATATAGAAGGTATTGTGCGAAGAAATATTCTGGTACTTGTGTAGTTGACGAAATAGAAGATGGTGACATCATAGAAGACCCTTCAGTACAGAACACCAGTACCCTAAATTCCCATCCGACACCTCACAGTACAGATCCGTCATCTGGTCCCTCCACGCTTTCCATCCCCCATCATATCAACGAGAGTGAATATTTTTCCCAGGGAGCAGACCTCACCTCGTACCAAAGAGTTCCTCAAAAACAAAAGCCGTTTTCATgtgcagagtgcgggaaatgttttacccttAAACAGCAACTCGTTAGACACCAGAGAACTCATTCGGccgagaagcctttttcctgttcagagtgtggaaaatgttttcccGAAAAATGGATGTTGGCTAAGCATCAAACAAATCATTCCGGGGAGAAGCCATTTTCATGTTCGGAATGCGGGAGATATTTTTCTACAAGAAGGAACCTTATCTCGCATCAGATGACGCACACGGGAGAGAGGCCGTTTTCCTGTTcccagtgcgggaaatgtttttcccaAAAATCAACTCTGACCACTCACGGGAAAATTCACACGGGggtgaagccgtattcctgctccGAATGCGGGAAATGCTTCTCCCACAAATCGTCTCTTATCGGACATGAGAAAgtccacactggagagaagccgttTTCATGTACGGAATGTGGGAGGTGTTTTTCCCTAAAGTCAAACCTCATCACACATGAAAAAGTTCACACGGGGGTGAAGCCGTATTCGTGTTTGGAGTGCGGGAAATGGTTTAGCCACAAATCGTCTCTCGTAAAACATGAAAAagtgcacacgggagagaagccgttttcctgtttgGATTGTGGGAAAGGTTTCAGCGAcagaacccaccttatttttcaTCAGAGgggtcacacgggggagaagcctttctCATGTACTGATTGTGGGAAAAGCTTTGCCCGCAAATCAGTTCTTATGGAACACGAAAGGGTTCACAGGGGGGAGAAGTCGTACGTTTAA